From Micromonospora rifamycinica, a single genomic window includes:
- the pheT gene encoding phenylalanine--tRNA ligase subunit beta, which translates to MRISVSWLREHVDLPVDLPTEDLEQALVDLGIEVESVVDLRGTVTGPLVVGEVREIEELTGFKKPIRHCLVDVGTANGTGEPQEIVCGARNFAPGDRVVVILPGGVLPGDFTIGARKTYGRMSAGMICSAQELGLGDDHAGIIVLPPDTPARPGDDARPVVGLDDVVVELEITPDRGYALSVRGIARELAYALGLPFRDPGRVPAPAGTAEPAYPVQLRDTVGCDRFTARMVRGVDPTAATPGWMRQRLTVAGIRSISLAVDVTNYVMLELGQPMHAFDADRITGPLVVRRAEAGEKVTTLDGVVRSLTVEDMVICDDTGPVSLAAVMGGETSEVVGGTTTVLLEAAHWDPVMVGRTARRHRLFSEAAKRWERGVDPALPLVALQRAVELLTAHGGGEAGAEILDLDHVRPMRPVVLPVDLPSRRIGVDYPPQRVVDLLEQVGCTVSRGGDRLAEDPGAVGTTAGTGEVLTVTPPTWRPDLTDPADLVEEVVRLDGYDRVPSVLPTAPPGRGLTWQQRRRRAVARSLAERGYVEVLGLPFVAPELADQLGLPADDPRRPAVRLANPLSEEEPLLRTTLLGPLLGILKRNLGRGHRDLALYEIGAVFQPRPGVGAPPAMGVDRRPTDAEFAAADAVVPAQPRHVAVVLTGDVEPAGWWGAGRAAGWADAVEAGRAVLAAADLPAERIEVRAAEQAPWHPGRCAALVVDGVVVGHAGELHPTVVAALELPRRTSAMELDLDALPAAPVASAPTVSGFPPALIDVALVLDDTVPAADVRAALVEGAGELLEQVRLFDVYASESLGAGRRSLAYKLTFRAPDRTLTVEEAVAARDAAVAVAAARFGATLRGA; encoded by the coding sequence ATGCGAATTTCTGTCAGTTGGCTGCGGGAGCACGTCGACCTCCCCGTCGACCTGCCCACCGAGGACCTGGAGCAGGCCCTGGTGGACCTCGGCATCGAGGTCGAGTCCGTGGTGGACCTGCGCGGGACGGTCACCGGTCCGCTGGTCGTCGGCGAGGTCCGCGAGATCGAGGAGCTGACCGGTTTCAAGAAGCCGATCCGGCACTGCCTGGTCGACGTCGGCACCGCCAACGGCACCGGCGAGCCGCAGGAGATCGTCTGCGGGGCGCGCAACTTCGCCCCGGGCGACCGGGTCGTGGTGATCCTGCCCGGCGGGGTGCTGCCCGGCGACTTCACCATCGGCGCGCGCAAGACGTACGGCCGGATGTCGGCCGGCATGATCTGCTCCGCGCAGGAGCTGGGCCTCGGCGACGACCACGCCGGCATCATCGTGCTGCCGCCCGACACCCCGGCCCGGCCCGGCGACGACGCCCGGCCGGTGGTGGGGCTCGACGACGTCGTGGTCGAGCTGGAGATCACCCCCGACCGGGGGTACGCGCTGAGCGTGCGGGGCATCGCCCGGGAGCTGGCGTACGCGCTGGGCCTGCCCTTCCGGGATCCGGGCCGGGTGCCCGCGCCGGCCGGGACGGCCGAGCCGGCGTACCCGGTGCAGCTGCGCGACACGGTGGGCTGCGACCGGTTCACCGCCCGGATGGTCCGGGGTGTCGACCCGACGGCGGCCACCCCGGGCTGGATGCGGCAGCGGCTGACCGTGGCCGGCATCCGCAGCATCTCACTGGCGGTCGACGTCACCAACTACGTGATGCTCGAACTGGGCCAGCCGATGCACGCGTTCGACGCCGACCGGATCACCGGCCCGCTGGTGGTGCGCCGGGCCGAGGCGGGGGAGAAGGTGACCACCCTGGACGGGGTGGTCCGCTCGCTGACCGTCGAGGACATGGTGATCTGCGACGACACCGGGCCGGTCTCGCTGGCCGCGGTGATGGGCGGGGAGACCAGCGAGGTGGTCGGCGGCACCACCACCGTGCTGCTGGAGGCCGCCCACTGGGATCCGGTGATGGTCGGTCGTACCGCCCGCCGGCACCGGCTGTTCAGCGAGGCGGCCAAGCGGTGGGAGCGGGGCGTCGACCCGGCCCTGCCGCTGGTGGCCCTCCAGCGCGCCGTCGAGCTGCTCACCGCGCACGGTGGTGGCGAGGCGGGCGCGGAGATCCTCGACCTCGACCACGTCCGGCCGATGCGTCCGGTCGTCCTCCCCGTCGACCTGCCGTCGCGCCGGATCGGGGTGGACTACCCCCCACAGCGGGTGGTCGACCTGCTGGAGCAGGTGGGCTGCACGGTGAGCCGGGGCGGCGACCGGCTGGCCGAGGACCCGGGGGCGGTGGGCACGACCGCCGGCACCGGCGAGGTGCTCACGGTCACCCCGCCGACCTGGCGGCCCGATCTCACCGACCCGGCCGACCTGGTCGAGGAGGTGGTCCGCCTCGACGGGTACGACCGGGTGCCGTCGGTGCTGCCCACCGCGCCACCCGGCCGGGGCCTCACCTGGCAGCAGCGCCGCCGCCGGGCGGTGGCCCGCTCGCTGGCCGAACGCGGCTACGTCGAGGTGCTGGGCCTGCCGTTCGTGGCCCCGGAGCTGGCCGACCAGCTCGGGCTGCCGGCCGACGACCCGCGCCGGCCGGCGGTGCGGCTGGCCAACCCGCTGTCCGAGGAGGAGCCGCTGCTGCGCACCACGCTGCTCGGCCCGCTGCTCGGCATCCTCAAGCGCAACCTGGGCCGGGGCCACCGTGACCTGGCGCTCTACGAGATCGGCGCGGTGTTCCAGCCGCGTCCCGGCGTGGGCGCCCCACCGGCCATGGGGGTGGACCGGCGTCCCACCGACGCCGAGTTCGCCGCCGCCGACGCGGTGGTGCCCGCCCAGCCCCGGCACGTCGCGGTGGTGCTCACCGGGGACGTCGAGCCGGCCGGCTGGTGGGGCGCGGGCCGCGCCGCCGGGTGGGCCGACGCGGTGGAGGCCGGGCGGGCCGTGCTGGCCGCCGCCGACCTGCCGGCCGAGCGGATCGAGGTACGGGCCGCCGAGCAGGCCCCCTGGCACCCCGGTCGCTGTGCCGCGCTGGTGGTCGACGGGGTGGTGGTGGGCCACGCCGGTGAGCTGCACCCGACGGTGGTGGCGGCGCTGGAGCTGCCCCGCCGGACCAGCGCCATGGAGCTGGACCTGGACGCCCTGCCGGCCGCGCCGGTGGCGTCCGCGCCGACGGTGTCCGGGTTCCCCCCGGCGCTGATCGACGTGGCGCTGGTGCTGGACGACACGGTGCCGGCCGCCGACGTCCGCGCCGCGCTGGTCGAGGGGGCCGGCGAGCTGCTGGAGCAGGTCCGGCTCTTCGACGTGTACGCCTCGGAGTCGCTCGGCGCGGGCCGCCGGTCGCTGGCGTACAAGCTCACCTTCCGGGCTCCGGACCGGACGCTGACCGTGGAGGAGGCGGTGGCCGCCCGGGACGCCGCCGTCGCCGTGGCCGCCGCGCGGTTCGGGGCGACGCTGCGCGGCGCGTAG
- a CDS encoding beta-1,3-glucanase family protein produces the protein MRTPRSWATVLAAIAIAGITTLGLTTAPTRAVGPSPLPLTVTNNTGRAEAVHLYLLGVDLASGRLGYVTAGGVFTPWPAGGQPPTPAPDVSIAGPANGGSVTLRVPRGLSGRVYFSFGQKLRFSLTPDGLVQPAPWAAGDPNRDILFDWSEFTYNDAGLWLNSTQVDMFAVPHAVSVTGASGTTRRAGQLVSGGRQAVIDAVRAQPGWADTVQTRSDGTVLRVLSPGKAVDAGRFTPGYLDPYIDAAWRSYTTRTLTVTPFTDRPDVRYLGRTTGTTMTFTDPTGRQVATFTRPTSSDVWDCDGTLAAPNDQVVGPIARTLCAALHRATLDTITTQPGGGPADFYRGTLTNHYSRIIHQHMVDGRAYGFAFDDVLAQESLVHDGDPRAAGLTLTPFTGTATPTPTATASPTAPPGQPWNATRHLQADGTLAGTTGSAGTVTLAAANGNHDGTPTNARVFTARGLTGTWTGAATTFDLAVDAGTAVGDGVQARVSYDLTGDGTTDRVETYAYFATDPVPGVERYRQTQGLRSATGTLGNLRGGTVTVQVWNAIGGTPTTLGVGDASRVVLPFTG, from the coding sequence TTGCGTACCCCCAGAAGCTGGGCCACCGTCCTCGCCGCGATCGCCATCGCCGGCATCACCACCCTCGGCCTCACCACCGCGCCCACCCGCGCCGTCGGACCGTCCCCCCTGCCGCTGACGGTCACCAACAACACCGGCCGGGCGGAGGCCGTCCACCTCTACCTCCTCGGCGTCGACCTCGCCTCCGGCCGGCTCGGCTACGTGACCGCCGGGGGCGTCTTCACCCCCTGGCCGGCCGGCGGCCAGCCGCCCACCCCCGCCCCCGACGTCTCGATCGCCGGGCCCGCCAACGGCGGCAGCGTCACGCTCCGGGTTCCCCGTGGCCTCTCCGGCCGGGTCTACTTCTCCTTCGGCCAGAAGCTGCGCTTCTCACTGACCCCGGACGGGCTGGTCCAGCCCGCCCCATGGGCGGCCGGCGACCCCAACCGCGACATCCTGTTCGACTGGTCCGAGTTCACCTACAACGACGCCGGGCTCTGGCTCAACAGCACCCAGGTCGACATGTTCGCCGTCCCGCACGCGGTCAGCGTCACCGGCGCGAGCGGCACCACCCGGCGGGCCGGCCAACTCGTCAGCGGCGGCCGACAGGCCGTCATCGACGCCGTCCGCGCCCAGCCCGGCTGGGCCGACACCGTCCAGACCCGGTCCGACGGCACGGTGCTGCGGGTGCTCTCCCCCGGCAAGGCCGTCGACGCCGGCCGGTTCACCCCCGGCTACCTCGACCCGTACATCGACGCGGCCTGGCGCTCCTACACCACCCGGACGCTGACCGTGACCCCGTTCACCGACCGGCCCGACGTGCGCTACCTCGGGCGTACCACCGGCACCACGATGACGTTCACCGACCCGACCGGCCGACAGGTCGCCACCTTCACCAGGCCCACCAGCTCCGACGTGTGGGACTGCGACGGGACGCTCGCCGCCCCCAACGACCAGGTGGTCGGACCGATCGCCCGGACGCTCTGCGCCGCTCTGCACCGCGCCACCCTCGACACCATCACCACGCAGCCCGGCGGCGGCCCCGCCGACTTCTACCGGGGCACGCTGACCAACCACTACTCCCGGATCATCCACCAGCACATGGTCGACGGCCGGGCGTACGGCTTCGCCTTCGACGACGTGCTCGCCCAGGAGTCCCTGGTGCACGACGGCGATCCGCGCGCCGCCGGCCTGACCCTCACCCCGTTCACCGGCACGGCCACCCCGACCCCCACCGCCACCGCCAGCCCGACCGCACCCCCCGGCCAGCCGTGGAACGCGACCCGCCACCTGCAGGCCGACGGCACCCTGGCCGGCACCACCGGATCCGCCGGCACGGTCACCCTGGCGGCGGCGAACGGCAACCACGACGGCACCCCCACCAATGCCCGGGTCTTCACCGCACGTGGGCTCACCGGCACCTGGACCGGCGCAGCCACCACCTTCGACCTGGCCGTCGACGCCGGCACCGCCGTCGGTGACGGCGTCCAGGCCCGGGTGTCGTACGACCTCACCGGCGACGGCACCACCGACCGGGTCGAGACGTACGCCTACTTCGCCACCGACCCGGTACCCGGCGTCGAGCGCTACCGGCAGACCCAGGGGCTGCGCTCGGCCACCGGCACCCTCGGCAACCTCCGCGGCGGGACGGTGACCGTGCAGGTGTGGAACGCCATCGGCGGCACCCCCACCACCCTCGGCGTCGGCGACGCCTCCCGCGTCGTACTGCCCTTCACCGGCTGA
- the argC gene encoding N-acetyl-gamma-glutamyl-phosphate reductase, with protein MGIRTAVAGASGYAGGELLRLIAGHPEFDLVTATAHRQAGAPVSAVHPQLAGLDLVFAATDAATLADADLVFLALPHGESAALAAELPESVRVVDLGADHRLRDADAWSRYYGGPHAGAWTYGLPELPGQRTAIAGATRVANTGCYAVAVTLALAPLVAAGAVAPADVVVVAASGTSGAGRAAKAHLLGSEVMGDLSPYKVGAHQHVPEIKQATGATGLSLTPVLAPMPRGILATVTAVPTGDADPRAVLAAAYADAPFVHLLPEGAWPHTAATAGANSCHLQATVDVDSGRVIVVSAIDNLGKGAAGQAVQNANLMLGLPETTGLPLFGVTP; from the coding sequence ATGGGTATCCGAACTGCGGTCGCCGGAGCGAGCGGCTACGCCGGGGGCGAGCTGCTGCGCCTGATCGCCGGTCACCCCGAATTCGACCTGGTCACCGCCACCGCGCACCGCCAGGCCGGTGCGCCGGTCAGCGCCGTACACCCGCAGCTCGCGGGGCTGGACCTGGTGTTCGCCGCGACGGACGCGGCCACGCTGGCCGACGCGGACCTGGTCTTCCTGGCCCTGCCGCACGGCGAGTCGGCGGCGCTCGCCGCCGAGCTGCCGGAGTCGGTCCGGGTGGTCGACCTCGGCGCCGACCACCGGCTGCGCGACGCGGACGCCTGGTCCCGCTACTACGGCGGCCCGCACGCCGGGGCGTGGACGTACGGCCTGCCGGAGCTGCCCGGCCAGCGGACCGCGATCGCCGGGGCGACCCGGGTCGCCAACACCGGCTGTTACGCCGTCGCCGTCACCCTGGCCCTCGCGCCGCTGGTCGCCGCCGGTGCGGTCGCACCCGCCGACGTGGTGGTGGTCGCCGCCTCCGGCACCTCCGGGGCCGGGCGGGCCGCCAAGGCGCACCTGCTCGGCAGCGAGGTGATGGGGGACCTGTCGCCCTACAAGGTCGGTGCCCACCAGCACGTCCCGGAGATCAAGCAGGCCACCGGGGCGACCGGCCTGTCGCTGACCCCGGTGCTCGCCCCGATGCCGCGCGGCATCCTCGCCACCGTCACCGCCGTGCCCACCGGCGACGCCGACCCGCGCGCGGTGCTGGCCGCCGCGTACGCCGACGCGCCGTTCGTGCACCTGCTGCCCGAGGGGGCGTGGCCGCACACCGCCGCCACCGCCGGGGCGAACTCCTGCCACCTCCAGGCCACCGTCGACGTCGACTCCGGCCGGGTCATCGTGGTCAGCGCCATCGACAACCTCGGCAAGGGCGCCGCCGGCCAGGCGGTGCAGAACGCCAACCTGATGCTCGGCCTCCCCGAAACCACCGGCCTGCCCCTCTTTGGAGTAACACCGTGA
- the argJ gene encoding bifunctional glutamate N-acetyltransferase/amino-acid acetyltransferase ArgJ encodes MSVTAPRGFRAAGVPAGLKSGGAADVALVVNDGPDAGVAGVFTTNRVKAAPVRWTQQVVRGGVVRAVVLNSGGANACTGPAGFQDTHATAEHTAAALTASSPRLRLGAGDVAVCSTGLIGERLPMDKLLPGVRTAIRALARDGGPAAAEAIMTTDTRPKTTVARGAGWTVGGMAKGAGMLAPGMATMLCVLTTDAVAGPELLDAALRAATRVTFDRVDSDGCMSTNDTVLLLSSGASGVEPDEAELTAAVTVACHDLAQQLVSDAEGATKEVAIEVVGAADEDDAVEVGRSVARNNLVKTALFGNDPNWGRILAAVGTTAAAFDPDAVDVAVNGIWVCRAGAGAEDRAKVDLTGRNVAIRIDLHAGSAAATIWTNDLSHAYVHENSAYST; translated from the coding sequence GTGAGTGTCACCGCCCCTCGGGGGTTCCGTGCGGCCGGTGTGCCGGCCGGGTTGAAGAGCGGCGGGGCGGCCGACGTCGCCCTGGTCGTCAACGACGGCCCGGACGCCGGGGTGGCCGGCGTCTTCACCACCAACCGGGTCAAGGCCGCGCCGGTGCGCTGGACCCAGCAGGTCGTCCGGGGTGGCGTGGTCCGGGCCGTGGTGCTCAACTCCGGCGGGGCGAACGCCTGCACCGGCCCGGCCGGTTTCCAGGACACCCACGCCACCGCGGAGCACACCGCCGCCGCGCTCACCGCGTCCAGCCCCCGGCTGCGGCTCGGCGCCGGTGACGTGGCGGTCTGCTCGACCGGGCTGATCGGTGAGCGGCTGCCGATGGACAAGCTGCTGCCCGGGGTGCGTACCGCGATCCGGGCGCTGGCCCGCGACGGTGGCCCGGCCGCCGCCGAGGCGATCATGACGACGGACACCCGGCCGAAGACCACCGTCGCCCGGGGGGCCGGCTGGACGGTGGGTGGGATGGCCAAGGGGGCCGGGATGCTGGCCCCCGGGATGGCCACCATGCTCTGCGTGCTGACCACCGACGCGGTGGCCGGGCCGGAGCTGCTGGACGCCGCGCTGCGGGCCGCCACCCGGGTCACCTTCGACCGGGTGGACTCCGACGGCTGCATGTCGACCAACGACACGGTGCTGCTGCTGTCCAGCGGGGCGTCCGGGGTGGAGCCCGACGAGGCCGAGCTGACCGCGGCCGTCACCGTCGCCTGTCACGACCTGGCGCAGCAGTTGGTGTCCGACGCCGAGGGGGCGACCAAGGAGGTGGCCATCGAGGTGGTCGGTGCCGCCGACGAGGACGACGCGGTCGAGGTGGGCCGTTCGGTGGCCCGCAACAACCTGGTCAAGACCGCGTTGTTCGGCAACGACCCGAACTGGGGCCGGATCCTCGCCGCCGTCGGCACCACCGCCGCCGCGTTCGACCCGGACGCGGTGGACGTCGCGGTCAACGGGATCTGGGTGTGCCGTGCCGGTGCCGGCGCCGAGGACCGGGCCAAGGTCGACCTGACCGGGCGGAACGTCGCCATCCGGATCGACCTGCACGCCGGGTCGGCGGCGGCCACCATCTGGACCAACGACCTGTCCCACGCGTACGTGCACGAGAACTCGGCGTACTCCACATGA
- the argB gene encoding acetylglutamate kinase, with amino-acid sequence MNLSADLSRAQAKAETLIEALPWLARFSGATVVVKYGGNAMVDPTLQRAFAADMVFLRYAGLKPVVVHGGGPQISAMLGRLGIASEFRGGLRVTTPEAMDVVRMVLVGQVGRELVGLINAHGPFAVGLSGEDAGLFTAVRRPAWVDGEAVDVGQVGDVESVDVSAVTDLIAAGRIPVISTVAPDADGVLHNLNADTAAAALAIALQARKLVVLTDVAGLYANWPDTTSLISEIGTEALATLLPSLEAGMVPKMEACLRAVRGGVPAAHVVDGRVAHSTLLEVFTSEGFGTMVVDTPAAPTNEEGTVGS; translated from the coding sequence ATGAACCTCTCCGCGGATCTCTCCCGCGCGCAGGCCAAGGCCGAGACGCTGATCGAGGCGCTGCCCTGGCTGGCCCGGTTCTCCGGCGCGACCGTGGTGGTCAAGTACGGCGGCAACGCGATGGTCGACCCGACCCTGCAACGGGCCTTCGCCGCCGACATGGTGTTCCTCCGGTACGCCGGCCTCAAACCGGTCGTGGTGCACGGCGGCGGCCCGCAGATCTCCGCGATGCTCGGGCGGCTCGGCATCGCCAGCGAGTTCAGGGGCGGCCTGCGGGTCACCACCCCGGAGGCGATGGACGTCGTCCGGATGGTGCTGGTCGGTCAGGTCGGCCGGGAACTGGTCGGCCTGATCAACGCGCACGGCCCGTTCGCCGTCGGCCTGTCCGGCGAGGACGCCGGTCTGTTCACGGCGGTGCGGCGCCCCGCCTGGGTCGACGGCGAGGCGGTCGACGTCGGGCAGGTCGGCGACGTGGAGTCGGTGGACGTCTCGGCGGTGACCGACCTGATCGCCGCCGGCCGGATCCCGGTCATCTCCACGGTCGCGCCGGACGCCGACGGGGTGTTGCACAACCTCAACGCCGACACCGCCGCCGCCGCGCTGGCGATCGCCCTTCAGGCCCGCAAACTGGTGGTCCTGACCGACGTCGCCGGCCTGTACGCCAACTGGCCGGACACCACCAGCCTGATCAGTGAGATCGGCACCGAGGCGCTGGCGACGCTGCTGCCGTCCCTGGAGGCGGGGATGGTGCCCAAGATGGAGGCCTGCCTGCGGGCGGTGCGCGGGGGAGTGCCCGCCGCGCACGTCGTTGACGGCCGGGTCGCCCACTCCACGCTGCTGGAGGTCTTCACCTCCGAGGGGTTCGGCACGATGGTCGTCGACACCCCGGCCGCACCCACCAACGAGGAAGGCACGGTCGGTTCATGA
- a CDS encoding acetylornithine transaminase: MSTLVERWRQSMMDNYGTPPLALVSGSGAVVVDEAGREYVDLLGGIAVNSLGHAHPAVVAAVSTQVATLGHVSNLFVAEPPVALAELLLALAGRTGRVLFTNSGAEANETAFKLSRLTGRSHVVATAGGFHGRTMGALALTGQPAKADPFRPLPGDVDHVPYGDVAALAAAVTDATAMVVLEPVQGENGVVVPPPGYLAEARRITARHGALLVLDEVQTGMGRTGYWFAHQADGVEPDVVTLAKGLGGGLPIGACLAFGRAAELLRAGSHGTTFGGNPVSCAAALAVISTIASEGLLDHVKRIGERLRRGIEALGHPLVAEVRGAGLLLGVVLAAPVAGPVAEALRAAGFLVNPVQPGVIRLAPPLILTAGQVDAFLAALPAALDTPAAGGQPPAPAPATIPHASPSDPTETHA; this comes from the coding sequence ATGAGCACGCTGGTGGAACGCTGGCGCCAGTCCATGATGGACAACTACGGCACGCCGCCGCTGGCGCTGGTCTCCGGCTCCGGCGCGGTCGTCGTCGACGAGGCCGGCCGGGAGTACGTCGACCTGCTCGGCGGCATCGCGGTCAACTCCCTCGGGCACGCCCACCCGGCGGTGGTGGCCGCCGTCTCGACCCAGGTCGCCACCCTCGGCCACGTGTCCAACCTGTTCGTCGCCGAGCCCCCGGTGGCCCTGGCCGAGCTGCTGCTGGCGTTGGCGGGCCGGACCGGCCGGGTGCTGTTCACCAACTCCGGCGCGGAGGCCAACGAGACGGCGTTCAAGCTGTCCCGGCTCACCGGCCGGTCGCACGTGGTGGCCACCGCCGGGGGTTTCCACGGCCGGACCATGGGGGCGCTGGCCCTCACCGGCCAGCCGGCCAAGGCCGACCCGTTCCGCCCGCTGCCCGGCGACGTCGACCATGTGCCGTACGGCGACGTGGCGGCACTGGCGGCGGCCGTCACCGACGCGACCGCGATGGTGGTCCTGGAGCCGGTGCAGGGGGAGAACGGGGTGGTGGTGCCGCCCCCCGGCTACCTGGCCGAGGCCCGGCGGATCACCGCCCGGCACGGCGCGCTGCTGGTGCTCGACGAGGTGCAGACCGGGATGGGCCGTACCGGCTACTGGTTCGCCCACCAGGCCGACGGTGTCGAACCGGACGTCGTCACCCTGGCCAAGGGGCTCGGCGGCGGGCTGCCCATCGGTGCCTGCCTGGCCTTCGGCCGGGCCGCCGAGCTGCTCCGCGCGGGGTCGCACGGCACCACCTTCGGCGGCAACCCGGTGAGCTGCGCCGCCGCCCTCGCGGTGATCTCCACCATCGCCAGCGAGGGGTTGCTCGACCACGTCAAGCGGATCGGCGAGCGGCTGCGGCGGGGGATCGAGGCGCTGGGTCATCCGCTCGTCGCCGAGGTACGCGGTGCCGGGCTGCTGCTGGGCGTCGTGCTCGCCGCCCCGGTCGCCGGCCCGGTGGCCGAGGCGCTGCGGGCGGCGGGTTTCCTGGTCAACCCGGTCCAGCCGGGGGTGATCCGGCTCGCCCCGCCGCTGATCCTCACCGCCGGGCAGGTCGACGCCTTCCTGGCCGCCCTTCCCGCCGCCCTCGACACCCCGGCCGCCGGTGGGCAGCCGCCCGCGCCGGCACCGGCCACGATCCCGCACGCCAGCCCCTCTGACCCGACGGAGACCCACGCATGA
- the argF gene encoding ornithine carbamoyltransferase: protein MIRHLLADDDLTPAEQSAVLDLAARMKADRFGYTPLAGPRAVAVLFDKQSLRTRISFDAGIAELGGHPLVVDTQVTHFGRGETLADAGRVLSRYVAAIVLRTHGDDRIAEVAAHATVPVVNALTDGYHPCQLLADLLTVREHCGGTAGRTLAYVGDAANNLSHSYLLAGATAGMHVRVAGPAGFQPDPGVLDRAGKIAAGTGGSVRALVDPVEAVRDADVVATDTWTSMGQEEDGLDRITPFLPYQVNDALLAHAGPDVKVLHCLPAHRGEEITGEVLDGPNSVVFDQAENRLHAQKALLTFLLEASSS from the coding sequence ATGATCCGGCACCTTCTGGCCGACGACGACCTCACCCCGGCCGAGCAGTCGGCGGTGCTCGACCTGGCCGCGCGGATGAAGGCCGACCGGTTCGGCTACACCCCGCTGGCCGGTCCGCGTGCGGTGGCGGTGCTGTTCGACAAGCAGAGCCTGCGGACCCGGATCTCCTTCGACGCCGGCATCGCCGAACTCGGCGGCCACCCCCTCGTGGTGGACACCCAGGTCACCCACTTCGGCCGGGGCGAGACGCTCGCCGACGCCGGCCGGGTGCTGTCCCGCTACGTCGCCGCCATCGTGCTGCGCACCCACGGCGACGACCGGATCGCCGAGGTCGCCGCGCACGCCACCGTGCCGGTGGTCAACGCGCTCACCGACGGCTACCACCCGTGCCAGCTCCTGGCCGACCTGCTCACCGTCCGCGAGCACTGCGGCGGCACCGCCGGGCGGACCCTGGCGTACGTGGGGGACGCGGCGAACAACCTGTCCCACTCGTACCTGCTGGCCGGGGCGACCGCCGGGATGCACGTCCGGGTCGCCGGGCCGGCCGGGTTCCAGCCCGATCCCGGGGTGCTGGACCGGGCCGGGAAGATCGCCGCCGGCACCGGTGGCTCGGTGCGGGCGCTCGTCGACCCGGTCGAGGCGGTCCGGGACGCCGACGTGGTGGCCACCGACACCTGGACCTCGATGGGTCAGGAGGAGGACGGGCTGGACCGGATCACGCCGTTCCTGCCGTACCAGGTCAACGACGCGCTGCTCGCCCACGCCGGGCCGGACGTCAAGGTGCTGCACTGCCTGCCCGCGCACCGGGGCGAGGAGATCACCGGCGAGGTGCTCGACGGCCCCAACAGCGTGGTTTTCGACCAGGCGGAGAATCGGCTGCACGCCCAGAAGGCGCTGCTGACCTTTCTCCTGGAGGCATCCTCGTCATGA
- a CDS encoding arginine repressor, with translation MTAPTRAARHARIVELIRTRAIRSQTELADLLAAAGVQVTQATLSRDLEELGAVKARGGDGRAGYLIPEDGHRPLRDAEAAPARLVRLLRELLNGVDSSGNIAVLRTPPGAAHYLASALDRAGLTEIVGTIAGDDTILVVARETDGGAVLGEKLAGWARREDSGDGNAP, from the coding sequence ATGACCGCTCCGACCCGCGCCGCCCGGCACGCCCGCATCGTCGAGTTGATCCGGACCAGGGCGATCCGCTCCCAGACCGAGCTGGCCGACCTGCTCGCCGCCGCCGGGGTGCAGGTCACCCAGGCGACCCTCTCCCGTGACCTGGAGGAGCTGGGCGCGGTGAAGGCCCGTGGCGGCGACGGGCGGGCCGGTTACCTGATCCCGGAGGACGGCCACCGGCCGCTGCGGGACGCCGAGGCGGCCCCGGCCCGGCTGGTCCGGCTGCTGCGGGAACTACTCAACGGGGTCGACTCCAGCGGCAACATCGCCGTCCTGCGTACCCCGCCGGGCGCGGCGCACTACCTGGCCAGCGCGTTGGACCGGGCGGGGCTGACCGAGATCGTCGGCACCATCGCCGGCGACGACACCATCCTCGTGGTGGCCCGGGAGACCGACGGCGGGGCAGTGCTCGGCGAGAAGCTCGCCGGCTGGGCCCGGCGCGAGGACAGCGGGGACGGCAACGCCCCGTGA